The Bacteroidales bacterium genome includes the window CGAATTTCCATTGTTGATTTCAATTTAGACGGATTAGTAGATATTATATCTATGGGTGGTTCAGCGACCGTGAAGTGGATAAATTTCTACCAAAATATAGGAAATGAAAATTTCCTAAAATTAGACAAGTATGTTTCAACACCGGGGGGAAACCCTTTTGTTATAGATTACAATAATGATGGTTTGCCCGATATAGCTTACAACTTGGGAACTCCCCCCTTTGCAGAGTTTATGGACACTATTGTAGGTATAGAAATACTTTACAATCTTGGGAACTTTCAACTCTCAGAGCCTCAACCTATACCTTTGGTTCATCTAGGTGGTGAAGGAGGAATATTTTACGCGACTGATCTTGATGGCAACGGATATAACGATTTTATAATAGCTCAATTGCGTTACTCTTACTTAGAGAACAATCTTATGTTGTTATTTAATGATGGCAATGGCAATTTTGTAGATAATCCTGTGGGCATTAGTGAATTTTCCTCAAAAAGAGAAAAAGCGATGCTTCGCTGTTACCCAAACCCTTTTACTGAGTATATAAACTTTGAATATAAGATAGAAAAAGCAGCTATGGTAGAGCTAAGCGTTTACGACTTGCAAGGCAAGCTTATACAATGTTTAACCCAACAAATCAAGGAAGGAGGAGATCATTCAATACAATGGCATGGGCTTGCTAATGGTTTTATACCGGAAAAGCCCTCTGTTTTAATTGCCTGCCTTAAAGTAAACGGAGAAATCTGCCAAGCAATTAAAATTATAAAAAAGTAAAGTATTAAAAACTATGTTTAAAATAAAAAACATAATAGTTACGCTATTTGCCCTGACAATAAGCACAGTTGCCTTGACACAAACAATAGGCGAAAAGATCAAGATAGACGATTATCATATTTACAAAATAACAAGCCTTGAGCCCCCAACTGTTGAAGTTGTGCCAGACTTTGCTGGACCTCCGTATTGGAATCAAATAAAACCTTATGGCAATTTAGTTATACCAGACACAGTATTCTATAAAAACATTTTATTCAAAGTTACTTCTATTGGAAAAGGTGCTTTCTATGGTTGCGATAACTTAATATCTGTTGTTATTCCTAACTCCGTGAAATCATTTGGTGCTCGTTCTTTTATATTCTGCAACCGTTTAACATCAATTAATATTCCTGACTCTTTGAGGTCAATTGCAGATTGTGCTTTCAGCTATTGCTCAGGAATAACATCAGTTAATATTCCTGATTCAGTAACGTCAATTGGTAGTTATGCATTTTTTGAATGCTCAGGTCTAACATCTGTTAACATCCCTAAATTATTAACTTCAATTAATAACCATACTTTTTTCAAATGTACAAGCTTAACATCTGTTACTTTTCCCGATTCACTGACATCAATTGAAGAATATGCTTTTGCTTACTGTTCTAATTTAACATCGGCTACTATTCCTAACTCCGTAACATCTATCGGAGAGTTTGCTTTTGGTTATTGCTCTAGTTTAACATCAGTTAATATTCCTGAACTCATAACTTCAATAGAGATAGGTACTTTTTTTCAATGTACAAATTTAATATCAATTACTATTCCTGAAATAGTAACTGAGATTGGGCTGGGAGCTTTTTTATCCTGCGAGAGTTTAACAGAGCTTACTATTCCTGCATCTGTTACTTCAATCGGTAAAGGAGCTTTTGATGGTTGTATTGGCTTAACCTCAGTTACTATTCCAAAATCTGTTACATTTATTGGCAATGGAGCTTTCAGGCGATGTACTTCGCTTACTGCTATAGACGTTGCGACCGAAAACACGGAGTATATCAGCGAAAACGGAGTATTGTTTAACTATGACAAAACTACGTTAATAACTTATCCTGCGGGCAAGGTGGGAGCTTCATACGATATTCCATTATCTGTTGACTCAATAGGGATTGCTGCTTTTGAGGGTAGTGTACATCTTACGTCAATAACTGTTCCTGAACAGATAACGTCAATTAGTCGTTATACCTTTGCCAAATGCGCTGCATTAGAGTCAGTTACTCTCCATAACTCCTTAACGTCAATTGGAGACGCTGCTTTCAATAGTTGTAGTAGTTTAATATCAATTACAATACCTACAACGGTAAAATCAATTGGAGATGAGGCTTTTATCCATTGTACAGGATTAACTTCTATAACTTCTCTAATAACAGACCCCCGCTTAGTAACATTAGGTGAAAAGGTGTTTTTTGGTGTTCCCAAAGGCACAGATGCTAATGCTTGTGCGCTCTATGTTCCTGAAGCAAGTTTACATCAGTATCAAAATGCATGGCAATGGAAAGACTTTATACCAAATATGTTTACAAGTATAGAGGATACTCCGCAAGTCTCTGTTATAGTCTATCCCAATCCAGCAAGCGACTTTCTTAATATAAAAAGCGACACGCCTATCTGTAGCTTTGAGATTTACGATGCTCTTGGAAGATTGGTGAAATACCAGACTGAAATGTTTGATACAGAGAACATTATAGATGTATCTTCGCTTACATATGGTATCTATTTTATTAAACTACACACCACAAACGGCATTGCAGAACATAAAGTTGTAATTAGGGTTTACTAAAAAAAGTCTTATTCTTTTGATTTTAAGCATAATACATGCATTTTTACCTTGTTTAAGTGCAAGGTTTTACTAATATTTTTCAAAAAATTCGTGCACTTATGTTTAAACCTAAACCCAATTAGAAATCTGAAGTCGGAAATGTCCGTAGGACAACATGTGATTAACCGTAAGATTTATCTTACGGAAACGGCACCCCCTCGACTTTCGTCCGTAGGGCGACACTAATACATTAAAGCAATGTGCCACCCTACGGGTGGGATTGTGTGCTATTGCACACCCATAGGCTTACGCCTATGGTTAATCATATGTTGTCCTACGGACAAAAAACATGTACTAATCCAAAAATATGAATCTTCAAAAATCAACCATATCATAAAGACGCAGTCTTTCCTAAATGTTCCTTAACTCCTTAATGGATATTTAGTTAATGTCCACCAACCACGCATCACGCAACCCACACCTAAAGATAACATACTTTTTCAGTGAACCCTAATTAACAATTAGCGGTTATAGAAATAAAAAAACCGATAATCTCTTTACTAAGAATTTATCGGTTTTTCTATTTTGAACTATATTCGCCTTATTTTACGCTTATTACCAAGTATTTAGACTGTTGCCAAAATAAGTCGGGGTTCTCAATTGTTAAGCTGTCAACGGTTTTGTCGCCGTGTAACGTATAACTTTCTGTTGGGTGCGAAGTGATAAGTTTTACTCTTTTAGCACCTAAAACAAACGTTTTTTTCACATATTTATCAGCGGCTTCAAAATATCTAGTGTTCAAATCGTCAGAGACTGTACGAGTTTTGCCAATACCTATAAATCCGCCAGACTTGTCAATTACTTTGTTTGCAATCAACTCTTTTTCAGTTCCTATGGCATAGTATACTGTATTGAGTCTTTCTTTTTGGTCAGCCAGCTCAACTTTTTGTTCTTCAATTACCTGATAGCGCTCCTGTGCTACAATACTCAGACTGTCAACTTTTACGTTCAAGCCTGTGATTTGATATTCCATTCTCTCAAGTTGACCACGAAGAACCTCTATCTCAACCACTTTCTCTTCCATCTGTTTGGTCATACGTTCTACTATCGACTCCAAGTCTTTGTTTTTAGTCGATAAAGACTTAACGTTATGCGACATCTGGTTCAATTTTTTACGGTTTTGCAACAACATGTCGTAAATCGCATTAATTTGTTCATTTACCTCTTCGTGTGCGGGTTTAGACTTTTCACCCGAAACTGCAAGTTTGTTAATTATTCCCTCTTTTGCAGCAATACTGTCGAGATTTGACTGTATTGCATTAAAAGTTTCGGCAAAGTTAAAAAGAGCCTCTTCGTTTTGTCCTTGCTGATTTTTTAATTTCAAGTTTTCTTCTCTAAGTTGCTCAAGCTCAGCTTGATGTGTGTTACATGCAACTACTCCTAAAAGAGCTATTGCTAAAAAAGCTAATCGTTTCATTTTGTTGTTGTTTTTATGGGTTTATTTTATGAGTTAAAAGTTTGTAAAGTAGAGACGGAGCATGCTCCGTCTCTACAATTATTTTGTTAATTTTTGTTCAATATATTGTGTGATAATATCATTTATGTTATCAAACAATTCATCGTCTTTCAGACATTTGGTTATAAATTGATATCCCTCAGAACTGGAAATTAAATTAAACGTTGACTTATAATTAACGTCAAAAATCCAACTAAGTTGCATAACTAAAAAATCAGCTGCCGATTTTAACTGTTGCTTATTCACAACCTTGTGATTTTTAAACTGTTGATATGCTTCATCAGAAATTTTTCCATTCTCTTCCAAATTGAGCAAAACAGTACTTTTGTTTTCATCAGACTCTTTTTCCAAACTTTCTTGCATTACCCGGTAAACATCGAGTTTGTCGGCATCTCTGACAACTTTGGTTATTTTTTCGGAAATTTCGTCTGGATATTCTGTTACATATCTTTTGTTATGATTTTTAACTGCATACAAAAGAGCCAGCTGTTCGGGCGTACTAAAATGTTCGAGGAACCCTGTGTTTGAAAGCACATTGTGTCCCAAATCGCCATGATCGACAGATTGTAAGTCATCAAAAGTTCTGTAAAAATTGAGTTGTTCGAAACGACCTATGTCATGCATTATCCCTCCGACTTTGCACAACAAAATCGTTTTATCATCGAAATTCTCCGAGTGTGCAATCTTACCTGAAAGTTCAGATACTTTTAAAGAGTGCTCTTTTTTTAAGTTAATAAGTTGAAGAAATTCTGGTTCTTCGTCGTCATCAACAAAGCAATCGACGTAGTTTAAAAAATCGCTTTCTATTTCGCTAAAAAGGTCTAAATATTCAGACATTCTAATTTTGACATTATATCCTTTGCCTCATCAGTGCTTCGTCCACATATAAGTGGGTCGGGTTTGAAATCCGCACACACTTTCGGTCTATCAGGATGGTTATAAATTAAACATTTTAAATCGTCAGACAGGTAAAGGCAACGTTCGCCCGCCTTTTTCCCGTTGGGATGCAACGGACTTGGAGATGATATGGATAAATAGATACAACAAGCTGCGCAATTATCATGACACTCCATATCACACGTTATCTATTGTATTGATATATTGTTAATTGCAAATTCAATTCTATTTACACAAGCCTCAGCACCAATAGTTTCGCATATCGCAAACAAGTCGGGTCCAACTGAACCTCCTACCAAAGCCAATCTAAGTGCGTTAGCAACGGCACCAAAGCCTAATCCGTTTTGCTCTATATATTTCGAAACGTTCTCCTTAATAGTTGCTACCTCATACGGTGTTGTTTCAGAAATGATTTTTCCCACATTATTTACGTGAGGAATAATATCAGCTTTCCAACGTTTCTTTACAACACTTGGATCGAACTCGGTTGGATTAATAAAGAAAAACCAGCCATGATCCCACAATTCGTGTGTAAAGTTCAGACGCTCCTTTATAAGCTGAACAATTTTTAAAACATATGAATAATTGGCTGTTATTCCTTTGTTTTTTAGGATATTAACAAACTCCACTGCCAAAAAATCGTCACTTTTCAGCAAAATATGTTGGTGGTTGAACCAACGTGCTTTATCGGGATCAAAACGTGCTCCAGATTTGCTTACGCGCTCTAAATCAAACGCTTCTATCAACTGTTCGAGGCTAAAAATCTCCTGCTCAGTGCCGGGATTCCAACCTAAAAGCGCAAGTAAATTAATTACAGCTTCGGGCAGATAACCATCTTCGCGGTATCCGCGGCTAACTTCTCCTTCGGGCGATTCCCATAACAAAGGGAAGACAGGAAATCCCAATTTATCTCCATCGCGTTTACTCAATTTTCCTTTGCCTTCGGGTTTTAAAATCAACGGAAGATGTGCAAAATTTGGCATTGTATCTTGCCAGCCAAAAGCCTCGTACAAAAGCACATGCAACGGAAGTGAGGGCAACCACTCTTCACCACGGATTACGTGAGTTATCTCCATTAAGTGGTCATCAACAACGTTTGCCAAATGGTAAGTTGGCAGTCCGTCTGATTTGAAAAGTACTTTATCGTCAAGTGTTTGTGTATCAACTTTTATCGTGCCTCTTATAATATCATTCATAACGACCTCGCGGTTCTCTGGTATTTTAAACCTTACGACATAAGGTTCATCATTCTCGATTATTCTCATCGACTCTTCTAAAGGGAGTGTCAGAGAGTTTTTCATCTGCATACGTGTAGTCGTGTCGTAGGTAAATACCTTACCTTGAGCCTCATACGATTTTCTTATAGCATCTAACTCCTCTGGTGTGTCAAAAGCAAAATATCCCCAACCTTTATCAATCAGTTCATTAGCATATTTAACATATATTTCGGAACGCTCAGACTGCCGATAAGATGCGTGAGGACCTCCAACAGTGTGTCCTTCGTCTATTTTCAGTCCAAGCCAACGAAACGACTCGATTATATACTCCTCCGCTCCGGGAACATATCGCGTTTGGTCGGTATCTTCAATACGGAGAATAAATTTACCTCCTTTGCTACGTGCAAAAAGATAGTTGTATAGGGCTGTTCTTACACCTCCGATATGAAGTGGTCCTGTGGGACTCGGTGCAAATCGTACTCTTACTGTCATTTTACATTTTTAATTGTGCCGCAAAGATACATGAAAACAAGTTCATGGGTTTATTATTTCGGATATTTTTTGATGACAGTAGAGACGGTGCATGCACCGTCTCTACATCCTGTTAATTGATAAAGCTATCAATTACTGCTTCTTTGATTAAACTGATACTTCAGAGATATTATGTGTGAATAGAGTGCTCCCGAAACATTTCCGATATCGGTATAAGCATAATCTAATCCAAATCGGTTTATTTGCAAGCCTGCACCAATACCCGGCATAATTGTATAGTGTTTTTTCGATTCATCCCCAATCTCTTGTTGAAGGTTGCGTATTCCAAATCGGGCATAAACAATATTATCGAAGCTAAACTCTAAGCCGAGTTGGGGATCCATGCTTATAAAATTGGTGCGAATAAGGGTATTTCTTTTTTTATCTGTAGTGATATCGAGGTTAAACTCTCCCAAAATCTTAAAACGTTCGCGTATTGTGTATGAATATGATACTGCTCCAATAATCCGCGGGGTAGTTATTTCGAGAGAATTGGTGGGTATCTCGTTTCCAGTCTCTATAAATACTTCTCGCAAGTCGTCTGTATTATAACTCCATGCGTTAAAAGTTCCTGTAACATCACGAGCTATCGCAGCAAAAACCCAATCGTCTAATACATATCTCGCACCAACATCAAAACCAAAACCCCACGATTTTGCAAAATCGCCAGCCTTACGTCTTATAATTTTTATATTACCGCCTACTGAAAGGTTTTCAACTGGTATTTTTTGCGCAAAAGTGCCAATAAAAGCCATATCTGCAACAGAAAATGATGTCACACGATCGTAATTTAGAACTCCGTCTTTATACAAATTCAGTGTATTGGGAATATTATCGACTCCAAATCTTATAAACGAAATTCCAGCCACCTGACTTTCGTTTATACGGTAAGCAACTGCACCATAATCGTACTTTGCGATGCCTGCAAAATATTCAGAGTGCATGTATCCAACCTGCATATCGTTTTCCATTGACAATAGCCCCGACGGATTGTAATAGGTTGAATAGATGTCAGTTGTTGAAGCTGCAACCGAATTGCCCATGCCCATTGCTCTTGCTCCAATGCCGATACTTAAAAACTCATTACTATATTTCCTTACTACCTGTGCCGATAAAGAGTTAACGGAAAAAATCATTAGAAAAAACGAAACTGATATTGTGATCTTGCGAATCATACTATATAATTATTTCTGTAAAGATAGAGAACGTTATTTCGTTTACAAAAGTATGTTTCTTTTGAATTAGTCATAACAAACTGATATATAAAATTAACAAAATCAGGTTTAATTTTAATTTGAGGAGAACGCATTGAGCAGGTCATCTATATATTTTTCGCCTCTTTTAGTTTGAAGCGGCACAACGCCCTCAAGTCTTACAACTGTCGGATATTTAGATATATTATTTTCTAAATCTATGATATTCACAATCTTAATAAATAGACTTCTTTCCGAGAAATAGTCGAAAATATATAAAAACCTCTCTCCCTTATTGCTACACCAATCTTCTATATTAATATCTTTCATCAAATGCTTGCTATGCTCGTCCATATCAATTAGTGTCGCCTCGGAAATTTTTTGCCAATTTTCATCTGTTTTCCAAAAAGAGGCAAGATTATTACTGTCAAAATTTAACGCTTCTATAATAGCATGATGAAAATCGAGGAAACTATTTTTTTGATGTAACTGTAATTCCAAAACAAAATCCTCAGACTCACCACTCAATATTAGAAAATGAAAAACCATTGTTTTTATGTGTTAGAATCAACTATATATTGCACATAAAAATTATGTACTTTTTGTTTTGCAATATAGTTAATTCTTTTCTAATGATTGTTTTACGACGTTACAAATTATGGTAAATCAATTATTAACTTTTATTAATATTTAACTGATTGACTTAAATATAGCAAGAAAAGACTATATCAAAGGGGGAAACAATATGAATTTTATAAGTTTTATTTCTACAAGTTTTGTATCTTAGTTTCGTTAATTATTCATTATATGCGATGTTAAATTGTTTCCACCAATGGATAAAGCACTATTAATTAAGAATATATGCAGAGTGTTAACAATGCAGACAAAATAATTAACACATATATACTGAAAAACAGATAAAATATTCGTGACTCTATTATAATAATATTAAACCAAACACTAAAACAATAAGATATGATAAAAAGGTCTCTAATTATTATTTTGCTTTTTGCGATAACTAGATTTATAATAAGTTGTTGCAATGAAAAAGGTTTTAATTTTGAATTTTCAAAAGTTGACCTAACTTTTGGAAATAATATTATCCATGGATCAGTAAATGATTTGGATTCTATCAAATATGACCAATTGATCGGACAGATTGATTTGGGATATACCCGTATAGCATATTTAAATTTAAATTTTTCAAATAATTTGTACGCATTTGATTGTGAACCTTTATACGAATCGATCAAAAAGATCTCTGATGTTCAAATAATCACGATTAATAAATTTAACAATGACAAATTAGAGGGTTCTGAATTAACAGTAAGTTATAAAGTTTTGGGATACGATATGGAATTTGACGGAACTAAAGAAACATTAATTAATATTCTTAATAAGCGATACGGCAGATTACCAAAAGAAATTATTTGTTTTAAATTCAATGAAATACCAAACAAAAATTCATACCACAAATTTTCGGTTAATGTATTATTTGATGACGAAACCATGATTTCAGATACAACTAACATGATTTATCTATATGATTAAGTATCTGCATACAAAACTCGATATAGATCATATAAAAACGAAAAAAATCAACAAATCAAAAAGAGATATTTTTTATTGCTTTGGTCGAACTACTAGAGAATATAAATCAAGCAATTAATGAAATAGATATATAGCAAAAGAAACAGTTATAAGCTAACGATATAAACCATAAAAGATTGAAATCATGAAAATTATTATTCCACTTATCATCTTACTAACTCTTTTTAGTTGCAACAATCAGAGCCAAAATAAATCTGAGCAAGAACCGATAAAAGAGGCAATAATATTGCCAGATAACGCTATTCCTTTTATTTATAAAGGCGGAGTAATTATGGATATAAAAGTCAACGATTCAATCATGGGAAGCTTCCTTTTTGATACTGGTTCGGACCAATTATATCTCGATAGTTCATTTGTAGCCAACAATAATATCCTTACACAAAAGGGCAGAACGAAAGAAATAAGTGGTGTTGGAGCAAACACTCCCCGAGTTCCCGTTTCTGATAATATAAAATTGGAGATAGACTCATTGACTATTACTTACAATAATGTTCCTGTTTTAAATCTTAACTCCATCAGAGGGGAAAAGATTGATGGTATATTTGGAATAGATATTTTTAGGAGTTCCGTTTTAAGAATCAATTTTGACAGCAGTTATTTTCAAATAATTAAGCCATCTGATTTTGTTATTCCAAGCGAGCATGACAGTCTGAAAATCACTATTGCGGGGAACAAAACCTTTATTAAATGTAAGGCATTAATTCTTGACTCTCTAAATGTAGATGGCTTTGCTATGTTAGATTTGGGAAGTGGACATAATCTAACATTTACAAGTGTGATTGCCCACGATTTCAACTTCAACGACAATATAACAAACAAATACTCTGTTACACATAAAAACGCAGGATATGGAGGAGACTCCCACTCTTATTATTTTAGAGCCAAAAAATTAAATATAGGTAAATATACTCTTGAAAACCCTGTTATGAATTATTCTACTGACGAAAGTGGGGGGCTATCAATGTGGGGACCTATGGGTTTAATTGGAATAGGAGTAATGAAAAGGTTTGACTTGATATTCGATTTTCCAAACAAGAAATTGTATTTCAAACCTAACAGTTTGTTCAACGAACATTTCTTTTCAAGCACAACTGGATTTACGGGAAAATATAGAGAATCAGATAGTGTTGCAGGATTCATAATTGGAAATGTTATTGAAAATTCGCCTGCCAGTGCTGCCGGAATAAAGCCGGGAGATATAATTACCCATTTGAATGGTTTAGAGATTTTGTCATACCCAGATACAGAGAGAAATAACCTGTTTCTACAAGATACAATGGAGTTGGAATTTAAAATCAAACGAGGCACTGAATCACACATCGTTAAATTTGTTCCACGAGAAATGCTATGAAACGAGCATGCCAACTTTATATGAAGGTATAAGGTAAAAGGAGCAAGTAGAAAGTGTTTTTAACTTTATAAACTTTCTCCTTTTAATACCGATTGGACAGCTACAATAGTCCAAACTTCGCTATCGCTCTTTTGGACTATGTATCTGTAACATCGGTATTTTCCATTGTAAAATTTTAAAAAAGATTGGACTATTTTAAAATTACAATTGGTATAACTTTTAACTGTGAATTACAGTTGCATTATAAAATCGCAAGTATTTATTCTATCGGCAAAGTCGTTAATATCAGGATATTGCGATTTTCCGAAAGGTACCCATGAGTTGTCAATTTTGGCATCCCCAACCACGCATTGAACCATTGAATCTAAGGCTTTTAAAGATTTTTTAACTTCCTCTATCGACTTATATATTTCAAAATGAACCACTGACATTGGCGAATTTAGTTTCGACTCCTGAATCATAATAACTGGACCGCAATCGTAAAAAGTTTCTCCTTTAGTCAACATCATTGCCTTTTGAAACCTTAGATTGTCAGACCAATCTTTATGATTAGTCATCCAGGAATATGCAGAAAGAGAGTCTTGAATTTGTTTAATACATTCTTCATCAGGCAGATAAATTTTAGAAACTGAACGACATCCCATTCCAAAATAGAGGCAAATATCTTTGGTTAACTCTTCAATCTCTTCTGCTGTCTCATTTCCAGTAATTACAGCCACACTGTTTCGGCTACCTCTTAAAATTGAGGGAATCTGCCCATATTTATAGCTAAAGTAACTCATGGTATTATTTGTGCCGGAGGCAATCAGAGCATCTATATTGTCTGTAATTTCTTGCACAAAAGAGATATGTTTGGCAATCTCGGGAAAATCTTTTTCTAAATAGGATACCAGCGTGGGTAGTAAGATTGTATCTTTAGACGAAAGCTTAACAACCGCTTTATTCCCCGTCAAAAGCACTATTATAAAGTCATGAAATCCAACTAAAGGGATATTACCCGCCATTATTAATCCTATCGTTTTGGGGGTTTTCGCAAATTTGATTCTGTTTTCATTGTAAAAACTCCAAAGTTTATCTTTATTAAGCCACTGGCTAACCCCTTTTAACGAGTTGATTACAAATGGTTTAACAAACCAACTGTTCTGCTCGTGACAATCCAAAACAGCGGTGCTAAGCTCGGGATATTTAGCAACCCTCTCCTCTTCAGAGAGACTAAGAAAATTACTGATGATTGACCCAAGTTTGTCAAGAACATCTATAATACAATCGGGCTTCATTTGATTAATAATTTATGGGTTGAATGCAATCTACTTTGAATGGTACCCTCTTTATCAATTAACACAAATTGATGGATAAAAGTTCACACAAACCTCACTTTTAAGCTATAAAACAAGCAATTTATATTGTGTATAAATTTACTGTAAACGCTGTTATCAAAAAAACAATTAATTGTTTATGGTTTATTTTGTAAAAGTAAAACATTTCATGATGTAAAATAATTATCTTTGCCTGAAATAAAGTTGAAAGGTAAAAGGTACAAGGTAAAAGTGAAGAACGGAGCACTTTACAAACTTTTAACTTTCACCTTAATTGTTAATTGTACATTGCTAATTGTTAATTGATAAAGGTATGAAGTTTGGAGTAGTAACATTTCCCGGATCTAACTGTGATCACGACATGATTTATACATTGGAAACTATCATGGGGCATGAAATTGTTCATCTATGGCACAAAGATGGCTCTATACCAAAAGTAGATGCCATTGCACTACCCGGAGGTTTCACTTATGGAGATTATTTACGCTGTGGCGCCATTGCGAAACACAGCCCAATCATGGCCGAAGTAATCAAATTTGCTAATCAAAACCGCCCAGTTTTTGGAATATGCAACGGATTTCAAATTTTGTGCGAATCGGGATTGCTACCCGGAGTGCTACTGCAAAATACAAACCAGAGATTTATCTGTAGTAACCAGTATATTATAGCTGACAATCCTAAAACAGCATTTACAGCACACGCAGGTTCAAAACCATTAAATATACCAATTGCTCACAGTGAGGGTCGTTATTATGCGCCTGATGAGGTGTTAGAAGAGCTGGAAGATAATGGTCAGGTT containing:
- a CDS encoding acyl-CoA reductase translates to MKPDCIIDVLDKLGSIISNFLSLSEEERVAKYPELSTAVLDCHEQNSWFVKPFVINSLKGVSQWLNKDKLWSFYNENRIKFAKTPKTIGLIMAGNIPLVGFHDFIIVLLTGNKAVVKLSSKDTILLPTLVSYLEKDFPEIAKHISFVQEITDNIDALIASGTNNTMSYFSYKYGQIPSILRGSRNSVAVITGNETAEEIEELTKDICLYFGMGCRSVSKIYLPDEECIKQIQDSLSAYSWMTNHKDWSDNLRFQKAMMLTKGETFYDCGPVIMIQESKLNSPMSVVHFEIYKSIEEVKKSLKALDSMVQCVVGDAKIDNSWVPFGKSQYPDINDFADRINTCDFIMQL
- the purQ gene encoding phosphoribosylformylglycinamidine synthase subunit PurQ — encoded protein: MKFGVVTFPGSNCDHDMIYTLETIMGHEIVHLWHKDGSIPKVDAIALPGGFTYGDYLRCGAIAKHSPIMAEVIKFANQNRPVFGICNGFQILCESGLLPGVLLQNTNQRFICSNQYIIADNPKTAFTAHAGSKPLNIPIAHSEGRYYAPDEVLEELEDNGQVLFRYCDKNGKITDEANPNGSVNHIAGVCNKNKNVYGMMPHPERAADHELGNTDGLFILESFIKWIS